From the genome of Candidatus Competibacteraceae bacterium:
TAAAGCGGATCGAGGCTTTGCGCGATGATCCTCGCGGAGAGGGGTGCGTAAAGCTTTCCGCTCAAGAACGGTACCGGGTTCGACAGGGAGTCTACCGAATTGTCTATGAAATCCGCGAAAACGAACTCATCGTCATGGTCGTCAAAGCTGCCAATAGAAAGATCAAGTATGTCGGTGAAGTCCCAAATCCTTAGCAAGCAATTGGAGTGGGCTACGGCGGCTGGCTTGAACCCGGATCGACGCGGTTATTTGAGTAGTTACGAGCGCAATCTATTCCAGCCGTTGAATCCACAGTCCAAACTCGCCTTTGATCAGGGTGGCGGGTCAGAACTTCGAGATAAGCCCACTGGTCCGGCCAAGATGCGAGCACTTCATTCGTCATCGGCCCTGGCTGTGAATTTTTTCGATGCGTGGGTCGGTTCCGATAGCAAGCCACTCATGGAAATCTTTGGTTTGGAGACCGAACCGGTAGATATCCGGTTTGAAGGGCAGTATCCAACGGGCTTGCCTGGAAATCCTCCCAACCTGGATGTGGTCTTCGAACTTCAAAGCGGCTTGATCGTCGGCATCGAAAGTAAATTCACAGAATGGCTTACACCAAAGCCCACGAGTAAACCCGCGTTTAAGGAGAAATACTTTCCCGCGGGCGCCGGTGTTTGGAGCCATGTGGGGTTGCCGGAAACACAGCGCCTCGCTGAAGAAGTACAGTCCAAGGCTCTCGTTTTCCGTCATCTGGATGCCCCCCAACTGATGAAGCACGCATTGGGCCTTGCGACTCATTGTGGTTCAAAGTTTCGGTTAATTTACGTCTATTTCGATGGGGCTGGTCGAAAAGGTGATACTCATCGGAAGGAGATCAAGGAATTCACCGGCCGCATGAATGCCGAACTGGGGTTCCAAGCATTTTCCTACCAAGAACTCATTGGGAAACTGCAAAATCGTTCGGGAATTCCAAAACAATATCTGGAGTATCTTCGTGCGCGGTACGATTGACGCCGAACAATACGTTGCAGGTGAGGGCAACTATGGCCACGGTGCGTTTAACGAACGCAACACTTGATGTTGAGAGATTTATTCCTGCTTGGCAAGCACTTAGATCAATGGCGCCCGTGTCGCATATTGAATCCGAAAGCGATTATGAACAGGCTACGGTTTTGCTGAATAATCTGCTCGATATCGTCTTGGACGATGCCAACCCCCCCTATATTCGCTTGTTTCCGTAGTTGGCGATCTGATCGAAGCGTATGAAATTGACCTGGACCCAGTATAGGGTCGACAAAGTTTGCTGAATCCATGCCTGATTGGGCGTTCCAGCGGACTCCGCCAACGCACAGCCGCTGAACTTCGAAATCGTTCGATCCCGTTGTTATAGCTTTCCTCAATGAGTGGTGGCCGACTCAAAAGCGGAAATCCCCCCAATCCCCCTTTTTCAAAGGGGAGCACCGCGTCAGCGGCAGGGGAGATTTAGCTCGGCAGTCCACGCTTCCACAACCCAAAGAGGGTTGCCATAGGTTCCGGCAAGCCCGACTATCCAGCGCCTCCACCGGCTGGCGCAACGCCAGCCGGCCAAGGAAGCCCCAACTCCTTGAAAGTGCTAAACCACCTTCAACGCCTTGGTGGAAATCACCTTTGAGGAAGTCCGCGCTCATCTCGGCGTCGAGACCCAACGACAGGGGTCCGACTCCGCCATCGCTCGAACCACGCCGATGCTGATGGGATTGTTCTCCATTGTGACGCTCATCGCTCATCGGCTTCGGACGCTCCAGGGGGCACCGACGCGAACCCACGCCTGGTACGCCAAACACCGGCCGACGTTCAACGATGCGCTGGCCCTGGTCCGCTCGCGGCTGTGGCGGCACCGAAGTTTTTCCAGGTCACTCCAAACAACCCATGTCGTA
Proteins encoded in this window:
- a CDS encoding type II toxin-antitoxin system RelE/ParE family toxin encodes the protein MASYDLVFKKSVAKDFRSIPKKDVLRILKRIEALRDDPRGEGCVKLSAQERYRVRQGVYRIVYEIRENELIVMVVKAANRKIKYVGEVPNP